DNA sequence from the Nitrospiria bacterium genome:
CGATCCGCGCGACTGTCCCGGCATCCATCATCTTCCAGGGTTTGTAAAGGATCGTATTTTTAACACGGGCCCTATTCTGAAATTTTGTCTCCGTGGCGCCCGGGCAGAGCGCCGTCACCGTGATGCCCGTACCGCGAAGCTCCTCGTTCAGCGCCTCGGACAAGGACAGCACGTATGCCTTGGTCGCATAATAGACGGCGAAGAAAGGTCCCGGCACGAAGCCCCCGGCCGAGGCGACGTTCATAATCCGGCCTTCTTTCTTCTGAATCATGTACGGAAGCAGCCGTTTGGTCAGGTCTGTAAGGCTGACCATGTTGACCTGCATCATCCGGACTTCCTCATCCAACGCCGTTTCGGCGAACCGCCCGTAGACCCCATATCCGGCGTTGTTGATCAGGACATCGATCTTGATGGATTCCTTCCGAAGCTCCTGGATGATCGCCTCGGCCGCACGCGGTTCGGAGAGATCCGTTGAGATTGTTTTGATCGATACTTTGGGCTCTTCTTTTCGGATCGCCTCGGCCGCTTCCTCAAGTCGTTCCCCGTCCCTGGCCACCAGGACGAGATTGTAGTCGTCCCGGGCGAGCAGCCGGCCGAGCTCATACCCGATCCCGCTTGAGGCGCCGGTGACGAGGGCCGTCCTCCCTTGATTTGAAATGGGCGACATACTCGTTAAGTAGAATATGAATCCGGCCGGTTGTCAAGTTTTTCCGGATCACGGGGCCGTATAATCCGACCCATCCTTTTTTGATATTTAGGGCTTGCTATTTTTATCCCGACCGTGTTATAGTGGCAAAAGTTTGACGAACCACGAGGCGGTATCCAACCACGATGATCCCTCCTCAAGAAGCAGGTCCATCAATACCTACCGATAGACCATCACTCTTCTAAAAGGTTCTTCAATCAGGGCAAAAAGTCCGGCCGAGCTGAACTCTGCCTCACATGATGCAGGGCTACGTATGCGCCGTCGCTTTTTTGCAAACAGGCACGGGACTGCGGTCCCAGGATATAAAGGAGTTACAAGGAATGACGTTTGAAGAGTTGGGGCTTGCCCCGGAAATACTACGCGCCGTCAAGGCGAAAAATTATGAAGCGCCCACCCCCATCCAGGAGCAGGCCATCCCGGCCATACGCGCGGGGAAGGACTTGATCGGCTGCGCGCAGACCGGGACCGGCAAGACGGCCGGTTTCACGCTGCCGATCCTCCACCGGCTGCGCGAAGGCCGTTCGCCGTCGCTTCGGGTTCTGGTGCTCGTGCCCACGCGCGAGCTGGCGGCGCAGGTGGACGAAAGCATCCGGACCTACGGCCGTTATCTTCATTTGCGAACCGGGGTCGTGTTCGGAGGGGTGAATTTCGAGCGGCAGGAGCTTGCGCTCCGCCGAGGGATCGACATCCTCGTCGCCACTCCCGGTCGTTTGCTGGATCATATGCGGCAGGGGAATGTGAGTTTTAAAAGCCTCGAGGTCCTGGTGATCGACGAGGCGGACCGGATGCTCGACATGGGATTCATTCCGGATGTCCGTGCGATCATCAAAAACATCCCCCAGCACCGTCAGACCCTCCTGTTCTCGGCCACCATGCCGGGGGAGATCCAGGTGCTCGCCCATGAAATTCTGAGGCAGCCGGTCGTGATCCAGATCGCGCGACAGGGGACGCCGGCCAGCGGCGTGCGGCAGGCGGTGTATTCCGTCGACGCCTCGCGCAAGCGGGACCTGCTGCTCCATTTGATCGAGAAGGAAAAGATGGACCAGGTGCTCGTCTTTACCCGCACGAAACACCGAGCGGACCATCTGGCCCAACAGCTCGAGCGGAACGGAAAACGCGTGGCGGCGCTTCACAGCAACAAGAGCCAGGGGGCGCGGACCCGTATCCTGGATGAGTTCCGGAGAGGATCGATCCAGGTCCTGGTCGCCACGAACATCGCCGCGCGCGGACTGGACGTCAAAGGAATTTCACACGTGGTGAATTTCGATCTTCCGGATTCCCCGGAGGACTATGTCCACCGGATCGGGCGGACCGCCCGCGCCGAGGCGGAGGGCGATGCGATTTCGCTGATGGCCCCGAACGAGCGGGGAAACCTCCGCGAGATCGAGCGTCTGATCGGATCGAAGATTCCCCAGATGGAGATCCCCGGGTTTGAAAGCACGGGAGAGGCTCAGGAGGAAGCGCCGGGCCGGTTTACCCGTTCCCGGCATCGACAAAGCGGGGGTGCATCGAAGTGGCGGCGGCCGGTGTTCCAACGATAAGCCGCTCGCATTAAGCCTCGTTCTTTTGAAGTATAAAGGCCGGGTCTGGATACCAGACCCGGCCTAAATTTTTTACGATCGTGGGAGGAAGATGCGGTGCGCGGCCAGGACTTCGCGGATGCGGGGCAGAGCTTCACGGGCGGCGGCCGCCCCGGCCTCGACGCATCGTTCCTTTTGGGTGAAATCAAAGGCGGCGATCCCGTTCACATCGGGGTGAATCAAAACGTCGGCCTCCTGCGCGTGCCGCCGCCGGATCTCGGCCCCGGAAATGCTGAGGGCCTGGATGATGACGGTCACGATGTCCGCGCCCTGGATGTCCCTGACCCGGGTCCCGACGTCGACCGCAATCGTCACGTCCGCGCCCAGGAACTTTGCGGTGGGCACCGGGAGCGATTCCAGCACGCCGCCGTCGACCAAAAGCCTCCCGTCCATCTCGACCGGCTGGAAAACGGCCGGCAGCGCGCAGCTGGCATGCACCGCGGGCGCCAGGGGGCCGCGGTTCAAAATGACGCGTTCGCCGGCCCGGATATCGGTCGCGACGGCCGCGAAGGGAATCTTGAGGTCCTCGATCCGCGAGGCGGCCACCTTCTGCGAGACGAAGCGTTCCAGCCGGTCTCCGACGATCAGGCCCTTCCGGAGCGTGAGGAAGGCGTAGTCCACGAGATCGTTCCGTTCCAGTTGGAAGGCGATCGATTCCAGGTTCGGACTGTGGGGCGTCGCGGCATAAAGCGCTCCGATGAGGCTCCCCACGCTCGTGCCCACCACCAGGTGGATCGGAATCCCTTCCTGTTCCAGGACGCGAATCACCCCGATGTGGGCGAAACCCCGCGCCGCGCCGCCGCCGAGCACGAGGGCGACCCGGGGAGATAACTTGGGCCGGCCCCCCAGACGGACCCGTAGTTTTTCCCAGAAACCCATCGCGCTATCTTAAATCGGCCCGCAAAAAATCGCAAGTGCTCCTGCCCCTTGACGGACCCGTTTCAATCCGTTACTTTATCCGCATGATTTATATCCACTGTGAGAAATCAAGATGATTCCGCTCCGCGACGACAACCCGACCAAGACGACGCCCGTGGTGACGATCGGGATCATTGTGGCCGCCACCGTGGTCTTTATCTACCAGCTCACCCTGGGCCCGCAGGCCGGGGAGCAGTTCGTCTATCTGTACGGGGCGATACCGGCCGTGATCATGGGACAGCAAACACTGCCGCGAGAGGTGATGGCCCTTCCACCCTCGCTGAGCCTCATCACCAGCATGTTCCTTCACGGCGGGCCTCTGCACCTGATCGGGAACATGCTATTTCTCTGGATCTTCGGAGACAATATCGAAGAGGCGATGGGCCATGTCCGGTTCATCTTTTTTTATCTGATCTGCGGCGTGGTCGCGGCGATGAGCCACGCCTTTTCCAATCCCGCTTCGGTTTCGCCCATGATCGGCGCGAGCGGGGCCATCTCGGGCGTGTTGGGCGCCTATCTGTTGCTCTATCCGCGCGCGCGGGTCTACACCCTCATCCCTCTCGGCTTCTTTTTCTGGCGGGCGCATATCCCGGCGAGCATCATGTTGGGGTTCTGGTTCGTGCTTCAACTAATCAGCGGAACTTCCTCGGTCGGCGCCGCGGGAGGGGGCGTCGCCTGGTTCGCGCACATCGGCGGATTCTTGGCCGGGATGGCCCTGATCGGTTTCTTCAAGCACCGCAGCGTCCGGTTTTTCAACCCGCCCAATCGTCGGTCCCCGCGGTTTTATACGGAAGGGTAGGAGATTGCATTCCCCTTCCCGGCCGTTTATAATACCCGTCGGAGGAAGGATGCGATGACGAACGACCAGGCGGTCCTGATGATCGCCAACAGCGAACTGGATTCGAACCTTTATTATGCCACGAAGTTTCTGGCCCCCGATCCCTTCATCTTTATCCAGACCAACGGACAGAAAACCCTGGTGATGAGCGATCTCGAGGTCGACCGGGCCCGTGCCCAGGCGCGCGTGGACGAGGTGCTGTCCTATTCCGCGATCGAACAGCGATTGAAAGAGCAGGGCCATGCCAATCCCAGGACGACCGACGTCGTGGACGCCTGTTTAAAAGAGCGCGGGGTGAAACGGCTTCTCGTTCCCGGCGATTTCGGCTTCCGACACGCCCAGGCGCTCCAATCAAAGGGCTACGCCCTGACGGTCAAACCCGATCCCTTCTTCGAAGAGCGGGTGCTGAAATCGTCCGATGAGATCGAGGCGATCACGCAGACCCAGCGGGCGACCGAGGCGGCGGTCCGGGCCGCGATCGACGTGATCCGGGAATCCAAAATCAAAAAAGACGAATTGCACGGAAGCGAAGGGGTCCTGACCTCCGAGGGGATCAAAAAAATCATCAATGTAAAACTGATGGAGATGGACTGCATCGCCCAGCACACGATCGTGGCCTGCGGGATCCAGGGATGCGATCCGCACGACGAAGGGTCCGGTCCGCTGCGGCCGAATCAATCCATCGTGATGGACGTTTTTCCCCGTTCGGCCCGCTCGCGGTATTATGCCGACATGACGCGGACCGTCGTGAAGGGACGCGCCCCGGATGCGCTTCGTAAGATGTACGACACCGTGCGCCGCGGCCAGGAAGAGGGGATCGCGATGGTGCGCGACGGGGCGGACGGCCGGGCGATCCACCAGCGGATCATGACGCTCTTCGAGCAGTCGGGCTATCCGACGGGCCCGAAGAACGGCCGGATGCAGGGATTTTTCCACGGCACCGGACACGGCGTCGGATTGGACATCCATGAGCCGCCGCGGATCAGCAAGGCCGAATGGACCCTGAAGGCCGGGGAGGTCGTCACGGTCGAACCGGGGCTGTATTATCCCGAGATCGGCGCGGTCCGGATCGAGGACCTGGTCGTGGTGACCCAAACCGGTTGCGAGAACCTGACGCGATTTCCGAAGGTGCTGGAAGTATGACCCAAGGGTATACGTTTCTGGAAGACATAGCCATCTCCGACCTGGCGTTCGAGGCGAGGGGCGATACCCCCGCCGAGCTGTTTCAGGCGGCGGCTCTCGCCCTTTTCGAGGGAATGGCCGACACCCACCGGCTGCGTCCGAAGATCCGGAAAGAAATCCGCTTGCGGCATGCCCAACTCGATCAGCTGATGTATGACTGGCTGTCGGAGCTGATCTATTTGAAGGATAAGGAAGGGCTTCTGTTCAAGGAATTCACCGTCCGGCTGGATCACAATTCGGAATGGAGTCTGATGGCCAGCGTCGGAGGCGAGCCGATCGATCCCAAGCGCCACGGCCTCCGCGCCGATGCAAAGGCCGTGACCTATCACCGGTTCGAGGTGGCCCAGACGGAGGCGGGGGGCTGGAAGGCCCTCGTCGTCGTGGACATATAGGTCTTTTCAGACCTATACGACCTATGCAAATCAACAAGATTACAGACTATCTGTGGGAAATCCCGAAGACCGAGAAGGAAGGGATGCATGTCCCGGCGCGGATATTCGCCTCCGAAAAGTTGTTGAAGGAGATGGACGCGGGCGTGTTCGAGCAGATCACGAACGTGGCCTGCCTTCCGGGAATCCAGAAATACGCGCTCTGCATGCCCGACGGCCATTGGGGCTACGGGTTTCCGATCGGCGGCGTGGCCGCATTCTCGACGAAGGACGGCGTCATCTCCCCCGGCGGGATCGGGTTCGACATCAATTGCGGGATGCGGCTGATCCGGACCGATCTGAAGCTGGCCGATGTGCAGCCGCGCCTTCGGGACCTGCTGAACGTTTTGTTCAACAAGGTGCCCGCCGGCGTGGGCGCGAAAGGGTTCGTCAAGATCGACAGGAAAGAGCTGTCCGAGGTGATGACGCGGGGCGTGAATTGGTGCATCAAGAAGGGCTACGGCTGGGCGCAGGACCGCGATCGGGTCGAGGGCGGTGGATGCCTCCCGGGCGGCGATCCCTCCCATGTGAGTCCGCATGCCGTGGAGCGGGGGATCGGCCAGATCGGGACGCTGGGCTCGGGCAATCATTATCTGGAAATCCAGGTGGCCTCGCAGGAGAATATTTTCGACGAAAAGCTGGCCCGCGCGCTCGGGATCTTCGGGCAGAACCAGGTGGTCGTGATGGTCCATTGCGGCTCGCGCGGCTTCGGCCACCAGATCGGGACGGATTACCTCCGCGTGTTCGACACGGCCATGAAGAAATACGGCATCACGGTGCGCGACCGGCAACTGGCCTGCGCGCCGTTCCGGTCGCCGGAGGGTCAGGCCTACTACAGCGCGATGAACTGCGCCGCAAACATGGCCTTCGCCAACCGGCAGGTGATCACGCACCGTATCCGCGAGGCTTTCAGCCAGGTCTTCAACGAGGACGCCGAGCGGCTGGGGCTGGAAACGATCTACGACGTGGCGCACAACGTGGCCAAAATCGAGACCTACGAGATCGACGGAAAACCGACGGAGGTCCTCGTCCACCGCAAGGGTTCGACGCGCTGCTTCGGACCCGGCCGAAGCGAGGTCCCGACGCTCTACCGCGATTGGGGGCAGCCGGTGATCGTGGGCGGCTCGATGGAGACCGGGTCTTACCTTTGTATCGGAACCCGGAAGGCCGAGACCGAGACCTTCGGCTCGACGATGCACGGCTCGGGCCGTACAATGTCCCGACACGCGGCCAAGCGGATGATCCGTGGGAGCGATCTACAGAGGCGGATGGAGCAGCACGGGATCCTCGTGAAGGCCGTCTCGATGTCCGGACTGGCCGAGGAGGCCGGCGCGGCCTACAAGAACATCTCGGAGGTCGTGGACACGATGGATGCCGTCGGGGTATCGAAAAAAGTCGTCCGGCTCAAGCCGATCGGGAATATCAAGGGATAGGGCCGGGCTTCCATTCCGCATTTTCCTAAATCCAAGATACACCAGGATCCGATGTGATCCTTCTGCTGGCCATAATGCTGATCGGTTTCGCCCCGCCGGCGCACGCGGCCGGACCGGCCGTTCACGAGTTTGCGCTGCCGGACGGATCGCATCCGCATGATGTCGCGCCGGCGGCCGACGGCGCAGTGTGGTACACGGCCCAGGGCCGCGGCGCGCTGGGACGCCTCGACCCGAAGGGCGCCAGGACGAGGGAGATCCTGCTGGGCCGAGGGTCTTCCCCGCACGGCGTCATCGTCGGGCCGGACGGCGCGCCGTGGGTCACGGACTCCGGGCGGAACGCGATCGTCCGCGTCGATCCGAAGACGTATTCGGTGCGCGCCTTTCCGCTTCCCATCAAAGCGTACGCCAACCTCAACACCGCCGCGTTCGATCACAACGGCACGCTCTGGTTCACGGGCCAGAGCGGCTATTACGGACGGCTGGACCCGAAGAGCGGCAAGGTATCGGTGTTCGACGCCCCGCGCGGGCCGGGACCCTACGGCATCGCGACGGCCCCCGACGGCGCCGTCTGGTACGCCTCGCTGGCCGGCTCCCATATCGCCCGCGTCGACCCGGCCTCGGGCCGCCCGACCGTTCTCGACCCGCCGACGCGCGGTCAGGGCGCGCGGCGGGTCTGGGCCGATTCGAAAAGCCGGGTCTGGGTGAGCGAATGGAATGCCGGGAAGGTCGCCGTCTACGATCCGAAGACGGGGCGGTGGAAGGAATGGAAACTGCCCGGTAAAGATCCCCAGGCCTACGCGGTCTATGTCGATGAGAACGACAAGGTGTGGCTCTCCGATTTCGGCGGCGACGTGATCGTGCGCTTTGACCCGGAGACGGAAGCCTTCACGCCGTTCAAGCTTCCGACCCCCGGGGCGGCGGTCCGGCAGATCCTCGGTCGGCCGGAGGAAATCTGGATGGCCGAGTCGGCCAACGACAAACTGGCCGTCATCTGCGACCCGTGCCGGTTTAAATGATTTGGAAAATTCCCTTCCGATGGTCCAAGGGTTTTTGGGCTGACACATCGGTCAGCCCCTACATTCCAAATGATCCATTTCGCTCCGAATTGACCGCCAAAAAGAACGAATATATTCGATCTGCATCATTATAATATTTAGATATGTAGGGAGATAGGGGCCGTAATTGTAGGGGTTGGATTAGTCAAACCCCTACCGTCTTTAATTGACCCGCCTCACCTGAAACGGTATAATCCGCGATAATATTCCCCCAGCGTGAGCCGTTCCTTCCGTCACTAACTTTCACCCGGTTGCATCCGCCGGGAAGAAAAGGGATATTGTAATCCTCCCTATTTCTTACATTTCTTGTTTTTCGCAGGAGGTCTGGTTGTTTTGAAAAAATACCTGATATGATAGATTCCATCAGAAAATAATCAATGGAATTGGGTGCCAATGCCAATAATAGAAACGATTGAAGCCAAGTCTTAAATCAAGACTTTCGAATATTCCAAGTAAGTCACACCCCTCCGGCCCCGTGCGCGGGCGATATTCAAGAAATCCCATTTGCACATTGCACACCGCTTCCCGCTCTGGTAGAATACGACTCCATTATCCTCCGGAATCATTCCATGCGCGTCACGTTTCACATACAGAAATACAATCCGGAACGGGACCCGAAGCCGTACGAGGAGCCGTACCGGATCGACGTCGGTCACGGCACGACGGTGCTCGAGGCGCTGATGCGCCTGAAGAACGAGACCGACGGCACGCTGACGTTCCGCTACGCCTGTCGCAGCGCGATCTGCGGCTCCTGCGCGATGGAGATCAACGGGAGCGAGAAGCTCGCCTGCAAGACGCAGATCCGGCCCGAGCTGGAACGGCACGGCGAGATCCGGATCGGCCCGCTTAAGAACCTTCCGCTGATCAAGGACCTCGTGGTCGAGATGAGTCCCTTTTGGGAGAAGATCCGCTCGATCCAGCCGTGGCTCGAGCCGCTGCCGCACGAGCAGGTGGATCCGGCCCGGATGCGGGACGCCTACGCGGCCTTCAACAACGTCGAGGCCTGCATCCTCTGCGGGGCCTGCGTCGCGGCCTGCACCGTCTACGAAGTCGAAAAAAATTTCGCCGGCCCCGCGGCGCTCGCCAAGGCCTGGCGGTTCACGGCCGATCCTCGCGAGGCGGCCGTGCCGGAACGGCTGAACCGATTGCAGGGGGACGGCGGGATCTGGGACTGCACGCGGTGCAATTACTGCGTCGAGGTCTGTCCGAAGGACGTCAAGCCGATGGAGGCGATCATCCTTTTGCGGCGGGCCTCCCTTCAGTCCGGCCTGACGCAGACGATGGGTTCCCGTCACATCATGAGTTTTGTGGACATCATACGGCACGAGGGTCGTTTGAATGAAGGGCTCATGCCGATGAAGGTGATCGGGTTCAGGCTCAAGGATTTCTTGCGGGTCCTCCCGCTGGGTATCCGGATGTTTCTGAAGGGGAAGGTGCCGTTCCCGTTCAAGCTTAAACCGGCCATCCCGGGAATGAAACAGGTCCGGGCCGTTTTCGCCGCCCGCGCGCAGGCGAGGGAAAAGAAACCATGAAATACGCGCTCTACACGGGCTGCGCGGCCAAGGGCGCCTGTCCGGAGCTTTACCAGTCGACGATGCTGGTCACGAAGCGGCTCGGTCTCGAAGTGGTCGAGATGCTGAACGCGGCGTGCTGCGGGGCCGGCGTGATCACGGAGGCCGATCCCGACCTCGCGCTCGCGATCAACGCACGCACCTTTGCGCAAGCCGAGGCGCTCGGCCTGAACATCATGACGATCTGCGGCACCTGTCAGGGCGTGATGGCCATGGCGAACCACCGGCTCAAGACCGAGGAGGGGCTGCTCGACCGGATCAACGGGCTCCTCGAGCCGGAGGGCGTCCGCTACAACGGCGGCGTCGAGGTGAAGCATCTCCTTTGGATCATCGTCGGCGATATCGGCCTCGACACGCTGCGGGGCCACGTGACCGTGCCCCTGGAAAACCTCCGGATCGCGCCGTTTTACGGCTGCTACATCCTTCGTCCCTCGAAATATCTGGGCTTCGACGATCCGGAGAACCCGGTCTCGCTCGAAAAACTGATCTCGGCCCTCAGCGCCCATCCGGTCGATTATGAGGGAAGGACGAAATGCTGCGGTTTTCCGCTGGTGCTGGAGAAGGAGCCGATTGCGATCGGCATGGTGGGCGCCCATGTCAAGGAAGCGAAGGACGAGCTGGCCGACGCGATGGTCACGCCCTGCCCGCTCTGTCATATGAATCTCGATATCTATCAGGATCGGGCCGGGAAGAAGATCGGCGGGAAGCTGGCCCTCCCGATCCTCCATCTCCCGCAGCTCATCGGTCTGGCCATGGGTTTCAAAGCCAAAGAACTCGGGCTTTCGCGCCATCTGATCCCGACAAAATCGGTGGTCGAAAAAATTCAATTGAAGGTGTAGGGGCGTGCAGATCTTCGATCTCCAAAAAAGCCGAAGCTTCTCCCCCGACAAGCTCAAGAAAAACAACCTGGCCGAAACCGACCGCCTCTTTTGCGATCTGTATTGTCTGGAGCCCGGGCAGGAACAGAAGCCGCACCTGCATGAGGACTCCGACAAGATCTACATCGTGCTGGAGGGCCGCGGCTGGTTTCGCATCGGCTCCGAAGAGCGCGAGATCGGCCGGGAGCGGGGCGTACTGGCCCCGGCGGGCGTCGACCACGGCGTTAAGAACGGCTCGGGCGAGCGTCTGGTTCTTTTGGTCTTCATGGCGCCCAGGCCCTGATTATAGGGGCTCGCGTCGCCCCCTCCATCCGCCTCAGGCGGAATGGAGCCTCCCCCTCTCGCTCGCCTTGCTCGCTGGAAAGATTTTCGGTCCGCGTCGTTCAATCGTTCCAAATCCGACCGGTGCATGATTTTTCGCAACATGATATGATACCGGCATGGCCGAGCCCCGCTTCGATTGCGTCGTCGTTCATTATCATGAGATCGCCCTCAAAGGCGGAAATCGGCCGATGTTCGTACGCCGGCTGGCCGAAAACCTTCGAAAGGCCACGCACGATCTCGGCGGGGTTCGAGTCCTGACCCCCTACGGACGGATCCTGATCCAGTTGGAACAAGAAATAGCCTGGCCGGTTCTGCGCGAGCGCGTCCGCGGCGTGTTCGGCGTCGCCAACTTTTCGCCGGCCTGCCGTACGGCCCGCGAACCGGAAGCGATGGAGACCTTCCTGCACGCGGCCCTTGCGGGAAAATCGTTTGCAAGCTTTCGCATTTCAGCACGGCGCAGCGATAAAAATTATCCCCTGACCTCGGTGGAATTGAACGAACGCCTGGGCCGATTCGTTCAGAATAAATCGAGGGCGCGCGTGGATCTGAAAAACCCGGAGCTCACGATCCATGTCGAGCTGCTCCGGAAGGAGGCCCTGGTTTATTATGAAAAACACGACGGGCCCGGGGGGCTGCCCGTGGGAGTCAGCGGCCCTGTGCTGAGCCTGATCTCCGGAGGGATCGATTCCCCCGTGGCCTCGTATTTCATGATGAAGCGGGGCTGCAGCGTCGCCTTCGTCCATTTCCACGGGTTCCCCTATCTGAC
Encoded proteins:
- the thiI gene encoding tRNA uracil 4-sulfurtransferase ThiI: MAEPRFDCVVVHYHEIALKGGNRPMFVRRLAENLRKATHDLGGVRVLTPYGRILIQLEQEIAWPVLRERVRGVFGVANFSPACRTAREPEAMETFLHAALAGKSFASFRISARRSDKNYPLTSVELNERLGRFVQNKSRARVDLKNPELTIHVELLRKEALVYYEKHDGPGGLPVGVSGPVLSLISGGIDSPVASYFMMKRGCSVAFVHFHGFPYLTKASLEKAEELVQHLTRHQYKSRLYAVAFGEIQRLIVLSAPPPLRVVLYRRFMVRIAEEIARRERAKAIVTGENLGQVASQTLENLTAIQAAARLPVLRPLIGFDKEEIIDWAKTIGTYPVSIQPDQDCCRLFIPPHPSVAAGIGEVEKAERELNIPDLVKMGLETAERTEFTFP